In Sulfurisphaera javensis, a single genomic region encodes these proteins:
- a CDS encoding 4Fe-4S dicluster domain-containing protein, protein MSTILNKNQLINPYEKFGNTRQCEHWGFVVRVDQCLGCDACVAACTLENQTPFWEGLFRTHVEDLEIGEYPNVQRIFVPRLCMQCENPPCYYVCPTGATQIVQGGIVVVDEYKCMGCLYCVEACPYGARYFYTYEDIQKAKQYYGENLIHVVPHVDKCTFCYGTAPDGTNTPACVRTCPGGARVFGCLDDPNSEVSILVNTGQAVVLNPQLNVQPKVFYVFNRQLERYVSNSGDNS, encoded by the coding sequence ATGTCCACAATTTTAAATAAAAATCAGCTTATAAATCCATATGAAAAATTTGGTAATACAAGACAATGTGAACATTGGGGATTCGTAGTAAGAGTAGATCAATGCTTAGGTTGTGATGCATGTGTTGCTGCATGCACATTAGAGAATCAAACACCATTCTGGGAAGGACTGTTTAGAACACATGTAGAAGACCTAGAAATAGGAGAATACCCTAATGTTCAAAGGATATTTGTCCCAAGACTATGTATGCAATGTGAAAACCCTCCATGCTATTATGTTTGTCCTACTGGGGCTACACAGATTGTACAAGGTGGAATTGTAGTAGTTGATGAATATAAATGCATGGGTTGTTTATACTGTGTTGAAGCTTGCCCGTATGGAGCAAGATATTTCTATACGTACGAAGACATTCAAAAAGCTAAACAGTATTATGGAGAGAATTTAATTCATGTGGTTCCTCACGTAGATAAATGTACATTCTGCTATGGAACAGCACCAGATGGAACAAATACGCCAGCATGTGTTAGAACTTGTCCAGGTGGAGCAAGAGTGTTTGGATGTCTTGATGATCCTAATAGTGAAGTCAGTATATTAGTCAATACTGGACAAGCAGTAGTATTAAATCCGCAATTAAATGTCCAACCTAAGGTATTTTATGTCTTTAATAGGCAATTAGAAAGATATGTAAGTAATTCGGGTGA
- a CDS encoding molybdopterin-dependent oxidoreductase: MKFRDDLKLSRRGFLKASAAVTAIAGVSYLASKYNFALFSQTDPVDDEELQPGWQYSYIPNVCAFCSSTCDTLVTTEYKNGYIRAIEIDGNPLSPLNKGKICARGRSGIFRTYNIDRLKVPLIRTGPKGTWSFREATWEEAINYIMQKIKELNVQPYEFILIGGGVPCANYKSMFIPFTLGLQMPTINGTPMQTCLFPLQQPIGFVIGGFDLHATDLMDDMTYSSLIVAWGTSGFPAGIFVNRAIRFGEGIANGAYVISVDPRMGEASSKANLWIPIKPGSDIYVAMAIINYLIQNGYYDDEFVRYYTNAPFLAYEENGVVKLLEEDYEDGTVKAYYVYDEISGQVVKVPPFTNSNKYDINGNVIRPALNAPQGLSVNGIQVQTVFQFLAQKVSNYTLEYASQVADVPLSQLQELAYRIATMKPMTIVTGLKGFFNDQAPQFRKAIAIIMALTGNIDVRGGWVYSAVYREGIKEVLDAYNQSIQSGESKPGILLQRLDILAKVPLLDLPGALLAIFAVLGAYDNPSFWQHGYPSLWYAYNQTLKQQGKKPAAAFAFFVDAGAYEAVQGQVMWNNQPYKPKVVMSYAGSPFNFKWDQYKQVLENTFYIMIDIIPTEASLYADVILPDVSYLERDELFRTDGPAMDLAYRGRWQAIPVLWPNTANGLDLFVMFAYMFGKEAGDAYVNWMASVHNIDREVFKQIIQEEMPKYQQYLIQNNGYPPWGSFTANAWREALVSYLSKQYNIPKDQIFSILRNNGVFIIKTVDEYFQNHERIPYDLPAATPTGRIEIYSTVLYYYVIQNYGYDPIFDPIIAEVPPNWNGGYAVQPGVYVEPPPPYNDPAFKPTPPEMFYIEYKVPQFAYTSSTDNPLLMAIASDSYHKDILMRAWIHPQTAQQLGIQEGDWIAIERWKLPNPDGTIPKLIIKAHITNWIRPDTIGVPEAFGQRNPALTTAIKAIQEFGNKPVSVLWPSSYSPLSGSRQSEQFTVYVRKATPDEIEQATQLASVNTENTLPSNMANIQPNNSASQNEWSTFASQGNVSSL, from the coding sequence ATGAAATTTAGGGATGACTTGAAGTTAAGTAGAAGAGGTTTTCTTAAAGCTTCAGCAGCAGTGACAGCAATCGCAGGAGTTTCATATCTAGCATCAAAATATAATTTTGCATTGTTTTCTCAGACAGATCCAGTAGATGATGAAGAGCTTCAACCAGGGTGGCAGTACTCTTACATTCCAAATGTCTGTGCTTTCTGTTCATCAACTTGTGACACATTAGTTACTACAGAGTATAAGAATGGTTATATAAGAGCAATAGAAATCGATGGAAATCCTTTATCACCTTTAAATAAAGGAAAAATATGTGCTAGAGGGCGTTCAGGTATTTTTAGAACTTATAATATTGATAGATTAAAAGTACCACTAATAAGAACTGGACCTAAAGGAACTTGGTCCTTCAGAGAAGCTACATGGGAGGAAGCTATTAATTATATTATGCAAAAAATCAAAGAGTTAAACGTTCAGCCATATGAATTTATTCTAATTGGGGGAGGTGTTCCATGTGCTAATTACAAATCAATGTTTATTCCATTTACTCTAGGTCTTCAAATGCCAACAATTAATGGAACACCAATGCAGACTTGTCTATTTCCGCTACAGCAACCAATAGGATTTGTTATAGGTGGGTTTGATCTACATGCTACAGATCTAATGGATGACATGACATATTCTTCATTAATTGTTGCATGGGGAACCAGTGGATTTCCGGCAGGAATATTTGTAAATAGAGCTATTAGATTTGGAGAAGGTATTGCTAATGGCGCTTATGTGATATCAGTAGACCCAAGAATGGGAGAGGCATCATCTAAGGCTAATTTGTGGATACCCATAAAACCTGGTTCAGACATTTATGTAGCTATGGCAATAATTAATTATCTTATTCAAAACGGTTATTATGACGATGAATTTGTAAGGTACTATACTAACGCTCCATTCTTAGCCTACGAAGAAAATGGGGTTGTAAAATTATTGGAAGAAGACTACGAAGATGGAACAGTAAAGGCTTATTATGTATATGATGAAATTAGTGGACAAGTGGTTAAAGTACCTCCATTTACAAATTCAAACAAGTATGATATTAATGGAAATGTAATAAGACCAGCTTTAAATGCTCCACAAGGATTAAGCGTAAATGGGATTCAAGTTCAAACAGTGTTTCAGTTTTTAGCTCAAAAAGTTAGCAATTATACTCTTGAATATGCTTCTCAAGTAGCAGATGTACCTTTAAGTCAACTTCAAGAATTAGCATACAGAATAGCCACAATGAAACCAATGACAATAGTTACTGGATTAAAGGGATTCTTCAATGATCAGGCTCCTCAATTTAGAAAAGCTATAGCAATAATAATGGCTTTAACAGGAAACATTGATGTAAGAGGAGGATGGGTATATTCTGCTGTATACAGAGAAGGAATTAAAGAAGTTCTCGATGCGTACAACCAATCTATTCAATCTGGTGAATCAAAACCGGGAATTTTACTGCAAAGGCTCGATATTTTAGCTAAAGTACCCTTACTTGATTTGCCTGGAGCTTTGTTAGCAATATTTGCAGTATTAGGTGCATATGATAATCCGAGTTTTTGGCAACACGGATATCCATCATTATGGTATGCATACAATCAAACTTTAAAACAGCAAGGAAAGAAACCTGCTGCGGCTTTTGCATTTTTTGTTGATGCTGGAGCTTATGAAGCCGTTCAGGGGCAAGTAATGTGGAATAACCAGCCCTATAAACCTAAGGTGGTCATGAGCTATGCGGGTTCTCCGTTCAATTTCAAGTGGGATCAATATAAACAAGTATTAGAAAATACATTCTATATAATGATAGATATTATACCTACTGAAGCCAGTTTATATGCTGATGTCATCTTACCAGATGTCTCATATTTAGAAAGAGATGAGCTATTTAGGACTGATGGACCGGCAATGGATCTTGCATATAGAGGAAGATGGCAAGCTATCCCGGTATTATGGCCTAATACTGCTAATGGACTAGATTTGTTTGTCATGTTTGCTTATATGTTTGGCAAAGAAGCTGGAGATGCTTATGTAAATTGGATGGCCAGCGTACATAATATAGATAGAGAAGTATTTAAACAAATTATTCAAGAAGAAATGCCAAAGTATCAACAATATCTTATACAAAATAATGGATATCCGCCCTGGGGAAGTTTCACAGCTAATGCTTGGAGAGAAGCATTAGTATCATATCTATCTAAACAATATAATATACCAAAAGACCAAATATTCAGCATACTAAGAAATAATGGTGTATTTATTATAAAAACTGTTGATGAATACTTCCAAAATCATGAGCGTATTCCATATGATTTACCAGCGGCTACACCTACTGGAAGAATAGAAATTTATTCAACCGTACTATACTATTATGTAATTCAAAATTATGGTTATGATCCAATTTTCGATCCTATAATAGCTGAAGTTCCACCAAATTGGAATGGCGGATATGCTGTTCAACCCGGTGTATATGTAGAACCTCCACCACCATATAATGATCCGGCATTTAAACCTACACCACCGGAAATGTTCTATATTGAATACAAGGTACCACAATTCGCTTATACATCAAGTACAGATAATCCTCTCTTAATGGCTATAGCCTCTGATAGTTACCATAAAGACATACTTATGAGGGCATGGATACATCCACAAACGGCTCAGCAATTAGGTATCCAAGAAGGAGATTGGATAGCTATAGAAAGATGGAAATTACCAAATCCAGATGGAACTATACCTAAACTTATAATAAAAGCCCATATAACTAATTGGATAAGACCAGATACTATAGGTGTCCCAGAGGCATTTGGACAAAGAAATCCTGCACTTACTACAGCAATTAAAGCTATCCAAGAATTTGGAAATAAACCAGTATCTGTATTATGGCCATCAAGTTATAGTCCACTTAGTGGATCTAGGCAATCAGAACAATTCACAGTATATGTAAGAAAAGCAACACCCGATGAAATAGAGCAAGCAACGCAATTAGCATCAGTTAATACAGAAAATACCTTACCCTCAAACATGGCTAATATACAACCAAATAATTCAGCTTCCCAAAATGAGTGGAGCACATTTGCTTCACAAGGTAATGTTTCTTCTTTATAA
- a CDS encoding cytochrome ubiquinol oxidase subunit I produces MTLEIFDRTLAAYTMGVHVLFTYWAIGLPLFIVAAEYLGYRKNDPYYLAIARRWSVVMAVLFAIGSAAGAAIAVEFITVWYKWMYMVNQIDILPFDIEVLAFFSEVIFLALYLYGWDKMSRGAHMIMGLLVSLGSTASAILIILVNSWMNTPTGFNIQAYVQSGQLTNVDPLAASAPPAAVAEVPMGVAGAWFVAFGSILGYFAFRKLTLKNMTKDQIEYYNRGFKLASYLWAGDAIFLAWAGDNAGKILYHYQPLKLATLEGLMHTYTSGAPMGVGPIKIPGLLSLLVSWPPNPNTPVLGYSSFVQSVWDPIWWLSHAAYDVHATLGILGAIAAWILAYSVWRQPKWLSFIGLDKPLETKWVQAASFLLGWLQLIAWESGWVAAETGRQPFVIWGPMVQTSSGLYTIEAVMTTASAYNNSPDVLPIGIAIMAILAIAVGGAIYMLKRLFSGREISVDVASSHTFLSSGTFSMATSDVSSSGKITHQDSSQDKKVIK; encoded by the coding sequence ATGACTCTCGAAATATTTGATAGAACTTTAGCAGCATATACTATGGGAGTTCATGTGCTTTTCACATATTGGGCAATAGGTCTACCGTTATTTATAGTAGCGGCTGAGTATTTAGGTTATAGAAAAAATGATCCATACTACTTAGCAATAGCAAGAAGATGGAGTGTTGTAATGGCTGTCTTATTTGCTATAGGTTCAGCTGCAGGTGCTGCAATAGCTGTGGAATTCATTACAGTATGGTATAAGTGGATGTATATGGTTAATCAAATAGACATACTACCATTTGATATTGAAGTTCTTGCGTTCTTTAGTGAAGTAATATTCTTAGCTTTATACTTATATGGCTGGGATAAGATGAGTAGAGGAGCACATATGATAATGGGACTTCTAGTCTCCTTAGGTTCTACAGCTTCTGCAATACTTATAATTTTGGTTAACTCATGGATGAACACTCCAACTGGATTTAATATTCAAGCTTATGTTCAGTCTGGACAATTGACTAATGTAGACCCATTAGCTGCATCAGCACCACCTGCAGCAGTAGCAGAAGTTCCTATGGGAGTTGCCGGTGCATGGTTTGTTGCATTTGGTTCAATTTTAGGTTATTTTGCTTTCAGAAAATTAACATTAAAGAATATGACCAAAGATCAAATTGAATACTATAATAGAGGTTTCAAATTAGCCTCTTACTTATGGGCTGGTGATGCAATATTTTTAGCATGGGCTGGTGATAACGCTGGTAAAATATTGTATCATTATCAACCGCTAAAGCTAGCAACATTAGAAGGATTAATGCACACTTATACCTCTGGAGCTCCAATGGGAGTTGGACCAATCAAAATCCCTGGATTATTAAGCTTATTAGTCTCTTGGCCACCTAATCCTAATACTCCTGTTTTAGGATATTCAAGTTTCGTTCAATCAGTTTGGGATCCTATATGGTGGTTATCTCATGCAGCTTACGATGTTCACGCAACATTAGGAATTTTGGGTGCTATAGCAGCTTGGATATTAGCTTATAGTGTATGGAGACAACCAAAATGGCTAAGCTTCATAGGTTTAGATAAACCTTTAGAGACTAAATGGGTACAAGCAGCATCTTTCTTACTTGGTTGGTTACAATTAATAGCTTGGGAAAGTGGTTGGGTTGCTGCTGAAACAGGAAGACAACCATTTGTTATATGGGGACCTATGGTACAAACTTCTAGTGGACTATATACTATAGAAGCTGTAATGACAACAGCTTCAGCATACAATAATAGCCCCGATGTTCTACCAATAGGAATAGCAATAATGGCAATATTAGCAATAGCTGTTGGTGGTGCAATTTATATGTTAAAGAGACTATTTAGTGGTAGGGAAATTTCTGTAGATGTTGCTTCATCTCATACATTCCTAAGTTCTGGGACTTTCAGCATGGCAACATCTGATGTTTCATCTAGTGGCAAAATCACTCACCAAGATTCTAGTCAAGACAAAAAGGTGATTAAATGA
- a CDS encoding SRPBCC family protein, with translation MIEVESKFKINKPIDVVVKYFSEPKNILKFVPYFDELYQIDESTYRFKLKWLMTLNLIAKKVCRKMEKGYEIIYEINKESKPRFHSQLYNFIAPINEGSEILIKYIYEGPFESYVKREASIFMKKFEERAFEEISSFERTLTNIPIEITVNKPTLNGYIILKEGVISKNEEINILLDFAEVESINGITELILSDSKNIVKIKFENGTVKETYGDIDKLTGNINYMIKKKK, from the coding sequence ATGATAGAAGTAGAATCGAAATTCAAAATTAATAAACCTATAGATGTTGTTGTCAAATATTTTTCAGAGCCCAAGAATATACTAAAGTTTGTCCCTTATTTTGATGAACTCTACCAAATCGATGAATCTACTTATAGATTTAAATTAAAGTGGTTAATGACTCTAAATTTAATTGCGAAAAAAGTATGTCGTAAAATGGAAAAAGGCTACGAGATTATTTATGAAATTAATAAAGAGAGTAAACCCCGCTTTCATTCTCAGTTGTATAATTTCATTGCACCTATAAATGAAGGAAGCGAGATTTTAATTAAATATATTTATGAAGGGCCATTTGAATCTTATGTAAAGCGTGAGGCTTCTATATTTATGAAGAAATTCGAAGAAAGGGCATTTGAAGAAATAAGCAGTTTTGAGAGAACCTTAACTAATATTCCTATAGAGATAACGGTTAATAAACCAACACTTAATGGTTATATCATCCTAAAAGAAGGTGTTATAAGTAAAAATGAAGAAATAAATATTCTTTTAGATTTTGCTGAAGTTGAGAGTATAAATGGAATTACTGAATTAATTCTAAGTGATAGTAAAAATATTGTAAAAATTAAATTCGAAAACGGAACAGTAAAAGAAACTTATGGTGATATAGATAAGCTAACAGGTAATATAAACTACATGATAAAAAAGAAGAAATAG
- a CDS encoding succinate dehydrogenase/fumarate reductase iron-sulfur subunit, producing the protein MSNLKKVRFRIKRYLNGKSWWQEYEIEVDKYTTVVQALVYIKQKLDPTLTFRASCHMGVCGSCGMKIQGKPSLACKTNIWNTVNKDGEIIIEPLDMKVLKDLVVSMDDFYDKMEKIDPRLRPHEEVLKGNFEHRLKPEDQKELWAFAQCIWCGLCYSACPVTKENRNFLGPAALAKAYRFIADPRDTQTKKRLEIVDNLDGIWSCRVAGSCSVVCPRNIDPSLAIQRLKSMVI; encoded by the coding sequence ATGAGCAATTTGAAAAAGGTAAGGTTTCGTATAAAAAGATATCTTAATGGAAAGAGTTGGTGGCAAGAATATGAAATAGAAGTTGATAAATATACTACTGTGGTCCAAGCATTAGTTTATATTAAGCAAAAGTTAGATCCAACTCTCACTTTTAGGGCTTCTTGCCATATGGGAGTTTGCGGAAGTTGTGGTATGAAAATTCAGGGGAAACCTAGCTTAGCTTGCAAAACTAATATATGGAACACAGTAAATAAAGACGGAGAAATAATAATAGAACCACTTGATATGAAGGTACTTAAAGATCTAGTAGTCAGTATGGATGATTTTTACGATAAAATGGAAAAAATTGATCCTAGACTAAGACCACATGAAGAAGTATTAAAAGGAAATTTTGAGCATAGATTGAAGCCAGAAGATCAGAAAGAGCTTTGGGCTTTTGCACAATGCATATGGTGCGGACTATGTTACTCAGCTTGTCCAGTAACTAAAGAGAATAGAAACTTCTTAGGCCCAGCAGCATTAGCAAAAGCTTATAGATTTATAGCTGATCCTAGAGATACTCAAACTAAAAAAAGATTAGAAATAGTAGATAATTTAGACGGAATATGGAGCTGCAGAGTTGCTGGCAGTTGTTCTGTTGTATGTCCAAGAAATATTGATCCTTCCTTAGCTATACAAAGATTAAAATCGATGGTGATATAA
- a CDS encoding class I SAM-dependent methyltransferase — protein MKKGTNEELRDVYNKLVTSYDKVNSVITFSQDTKWRYQLIKELSKYCKEPKFILDIGSGKGELSKIAKIFYKNANFVLLDYAENMLSNSIVEGDKIIASFNNLPFRENAFDAVISSYAIHASDDMNQTIKEIYRVTKKALGITAIGRSNNILFSNLVKIYLKCLLQYLVILAHGDPNHYKYIYYIYTKVPSNKELKRIFGTYTDIKIFKEKALGSIYLFVGIKKSN, from the coding sequence ATGAAAAAAGGGACTAATGAAGAACTCAGAGATGTTTATAATAAGTTAGTTACCTCATATGATAAGGTTAATTCAGTAATAACTTTTTCACAAGATACTAAATGGCGCTATCAACTTATAAAAGAACTATCAAAATACTGCAAGGAACCAAAATTTATACTAGATATAGGAAGTGGAAAAGGCGAATTATCAAAGATTGCAAAAATATTCTATAAGAATGCTAATTTTGTATTACTTGACTACGCTGAAAATATGTTATCTAATTCCATTGTAGAAGGAGATAAGATAATTGCATCTTTTAATAATTTACCTTTTAGAGAAAATGCCTTTGATGCTGTTATTAGTAGTTATGCGATACATGCATCAGATGATATGAATCAAACTATTAAAGAAATTTACAGAGTTACAAAAAAAGCTCTTGGAATTACAGCAATTGGAAGATCTAATAATATATTATTTAGCAACTTAGTGAAAATATACCTAAAATGCTTACTCCAATACTTAGTTATATTAGCTCATGGTGATCCTAATCATTACAAATATATTTATTATATATATACAAAGGTTCCATCTAATAAAGAACTAAAACGGATATTTGGAACTTATACTGATATAAAAATCTTTAAAGAAAAAGCCCTAGGTTCGATATATTTATTTGTAGGTATTAAAAAGAGTAACTAA
- a CDS encoding DUF364 domain-containing protein, whose protein sequence is MIPEYLVSYAKDHDEKIKDVYIGTTWTCVLSKYCGTASTDPGSNHVSVRGFGHLHEKYVSELSEYLLSFNLLESSVGLAAINSVITPSYNSNYNGLDLALELGKNKRIVMVGYYGNYPNLEGFKKIAKEFIILELNPFLIDVSRGIFPSTAAEHYIPKADIVIITGMTIINKSIDRLIELAKKEGDAITFIVGPSTPMLKDLLDFGIDVLAGLMVVNEKGFIKKITQGCGIISPEKLEHDVKYITLSRFM, encoded by the coding sequence ATGATCCCAGAATATTTGGTTTCATATGCTAAGGATCACGATGAAAAAATAAAAGACGTATATATAGGTACTACATGGACATGTGTACTTTCTAAGTACTGTGGTACTGCCTCTACGGATCCAGGTTCAAACCACGTCAGCGTGAGAGGATTCGGGCATTTACATGAGAAATACGTTTCAGAGTTGAGCGAATATTTACTTTCCTTTAATTTATTAGAATCTAGTGTGGGATTAGCAGCGATAAATTCAGTAATAACTCCAAGTTATAACAGTAATTATAATGGGTTAGACTTAGCTTTAGAGTTAGGAAAAAACAAAAGAATTGTAATGGTAGGATATTATGGGAATTATCCTAATTTAGAAGGTTTTAAGAAGATTGCAAAGGAGTTTATAATTTTAGAATTAAATCCATTTTTGATAGACGTGTCTAGAGGAATATTCCCTTCAACAGCAGCAGAACATTATATACCAAAGGCTGATATAGTAATAATAACTGGGATGACGATAATAAATAAATCAATTGATAGATTAATTGAATTAGCAAAAAAAGAAGGAGACGCAATTACGTTTATTGTAGGTCCTAGTACTCCAATGTTGAAAGATCTATTAGATTTTGGTATTGATGTGTTGGCTGGTTTAATGGTCGTTAATGAAAAAGGATTTATAAAAAAGATAACTCAAGGATGCGGAATAATTAGCCCAGAAAAACTAGAGCATGATGTGAAATATATTACGTTAAGTAGATTTATGTAG
- a CDS encoding NAD-dependent epimerase/dehydratase family protein translates to MRYLILGLGFLATHIAEYLTNQGEEVTVTYRNLERVKSIYAEILKARLVRLDPLNNIDELRNLIASSDIIVNTIGVIGENERELKIAHVEIPKKISEIISELQAKPMLIHISAASATGLTGYVKEEEKHCEGVSPNLPYEETKCEGEKIVYAKAKENDFPLAIIRPTFIYGKYGAHVHFVLMYWLARLGIIPSFNISFSTISAKHIAILVKTLAEAKPKGLYMYAHECKLIELEKLFELMAKGLGREKTIKLKLPTEFIPSSLKCALKYVGTQYDCSKIKELIKDIDFDETEVIENALFLDNLRKKGMLLST, encoded by the coding sequence ATGAGATATTTAATTTTAGGTTTGGGATTTCTGGCTACTCATATTGCTGAGTATTTAACAAATCAAGGTGAAGAAGTTACCGTTACATATAGAAACCTTGAAAGGGTTAAAAGTATTTACGCTGAAATTTTGAAGGCTAGATTAGTTAGACTAGATCCTTTAAATAACATAGACGAATTAAGGAATTTAATTGCCTCTTCTGATATAATAGTTAATACTATAGGTGTAATAGGAGAAAATGAAAGGGAACTAAAGATTGCTCACGTGGAAATCCCAAAGAAAATATCAGAAATAATATCTGAATTGCAAGCTAAACCTATGTTAATACATATTAGCGCAGCCTCTGCAACTGGATTAACAGGATATGTTAAAGAAGAAGAAAAACATTGTGAAGGAGTATCTCCTAATTTACCATACGAGGAAACAAAATGTGAAGGAGAGAAAATTGTTTATGCAAAAGCAAAAGAAAATGATTTTCCTCTAGCAATTATAAGACCAACTTTTATTTATGGAAAATATGGAGCCCATGTACATTTTGTATTAATGTATTGGTTAGCTAGACTTGGTATTATTCCTTCATTTAATATCTCTTTTTCTACTATTAGTGCTAAACATATTGCTATTCTGGTTAAAACTCTAGCTGAGGCTAAACCTAAAGGGTTATATATGTACGCCCATGAATGTAAACTTATTGAATTAGAGAAGCTATTTGAATTAATGGCTAAGGGATTAGGAAGAGAAAAAACTATAAAACTGAAGCTCCCTACTGAATTTATTCCTTCAAGCCTAAAATGTGCACTAAAGTACGTAGGAACGCAATACGATTGCTCAAAAATAAAAGAGTTAATTAAAGATATTGATTTTGATGAGACAGAAGTTATTGAAAATGCTTTATTTCTAGATAATCTTAGAAAAAAAGGTATGCTACTATCTACATAA